A window from Candidatus Thermoplasmatota archaeon encodes these proteins:
- a CDS encoding rubredoxin codes for MTKYVCRVCGYVYDPKIGDPDNGIKPGTKFEDLPDDWVCP; via the coding sequence ATGACAAAGTATGTTTGCAGGGTATGTGGATATGTTTATGATCCAAAAATAGGAGATCCAGATAATGGTATAAAACCAGGTACAAAATTTGAGGATTTACCAGATGATTGGGTTTGTCC